In a single window of the Chionomys nivalis chromosome 11, mChiNiv1.1, whole genome shotgun sequence genome:
- the Prdm2 gene encoding PR domain zinc finger protein 2 isoform X2 produces MYQNTESVAATETLAEVPEHVLRGLPEEVRLLPSAVDKTRIGVWATKPILKGKKFGPFVGDKKKRSQVRNNVYMWEVYYPNLGWMCIDATDPEKGNWLRYVNWACSGEEQNLFPLEINRAIYYKTLKPIAPGEELLVWYNGEDNPEIAAAIEEERASARSKRSSPKSRRGKKKSQENKNKGIKTQAAQLKASEPDSTFANMRGSAEGPKEEDKRLLASAPEQPALLPEVINQDAVPQVATPLPACEPQPEPDGKQEVTDCEINDLEEEEEEEGEEEEEEEELEEEEEELEEDGEEEASILNESSVKEPEIRCEEKPEDLLEEPQSIPNETSEDSPDMAPLPHSPRTKEEANGDVFETFMFPCQHCERKFATKQGLERHMHIHMSTINHAFKCKYCGKAFGTQINRRRHERRHEAGLKRRPSMTLQPSEDLDDGKGDNVTSKDESSPPQLGQDSLILNSEKAPQEIVNSSSMEENGEVKELHPCKYCKKVFGTHTNMRRHQRRVHERHMIPKGVRRKGGLLEEPHPPAEQAPPSQNVYVPSTEPEEEGDADDVYIMDISSNISENLNYYIDGKIQTNNSTSNCDVIEMESNSAHLYGIDCLLAPVTVEITQNIKSTQVSVNDELPKESPSSTNCESKKRRTASPPVLPKIKAEADSDSTVPSCSLSLPLSISTTEVVSFHKEKGVYLSSKLKQLLQTQDKLTPPAGISAAEIPKLGPVCVSAPASMLPVTSSRFKRRTSSPPSSPQHSPALRDFGGKPSDGKAAWTDTSLTSKKPKLESRSDSPAWSLSGRDERDTGSPPCFDEYKLTKEWAASSPFSSVCNQQPLDLSSGVKQKSEGTGKTPVPWESVLDLSVHKKPCDAEGKEFKENHSAQPACGAAKKKKPTTCMLQKVLLNEYNGVGLPAETTPEVTRSPSPCKSLDTQPDSELGPDSSCSAPTVESPPEVDGPSSPSLQTASISSSQLPPLLIPTEPSSPPPCPPVLTVATPPPPLLPNVPLPTPSSDTSPQCPSPFSNATAQSPLPILSPTVSPSPSPIPPVEPLMSAASPGPPTLSSSSSSSSSSSFSSSSCSSTSPSPPPLSAVSSVVSSGDNLEALLPAITFKQEESESEGLKPKEEAPPTGGPSVVHETFSKSFVCNVCESPFLSIKDLTKHLSVHAEEWPFKCEFCVQLFKAKTDLSEHRLLLHGVGNIFVCSVCKKEFAFLCNLQQHQRDLHPDEECTHHEFESGTLRPQNFTDPSKARVEHMQNLPEEPLETSREEELNDSSEELYTTIKIMASGIKTKDPDIRLGLNQHYPSFKPPPFQYHHRNPMGIGVTATNFTTHNIPQTFTTAIRCTKCGKGVDNMPELHKHILACASASDKKRYTPKKNPVPLKQTVQPKNGVVVLDNSGKNAFRRMGQPKRLSFNVELSKMSPNKLKLSALKKKNQLVQKAILQKNRSAKQKTDPKDTSEVSSHICPYCDREFTYIGSLNKHAAFSCPKKPLSPSKRKVSHSSKKGSHASPASSDRNNSSNPRRRTADTEIKMQSTQAPLGKTRARSSGPAQASLPSSSFRSRQNVKFAASVKSKKASSSSLRNSSPIRMAKVTNVEGKKSKAVAKSHSVQLSSKSSRNLHLKVQKSKAVLQSKTALASKKRTDRFVVKSRERSGGPITRSLQLAAAADLSESRREDSSARHELKDLSPLLPALV; encoded by the exons GGAAGAAGAAATCTcaagagaacaaaaacaaaggcatCAAAACCCAGGCTGCGCAGCTGAAGGCAAGTGAGCCAGACTCCACCTTTGCAAACATGAGAGGGTCTGCAGAAG GTCCGAAGGAAGAGGATAAGAGGCTTTTGGCTTCCGCACCTGAGCAGCCAGCCCTTCTTCCCGAGGTCATCAACCAGGATGCAGTTCCACAGGTGGCCACCCCTCTCCCCGCATGTGAACCACAGCCAGAGCCAGATGGGAAACAAGAAGTCACAGATTGTGAGATCAATgatctggaggaggaggaagaagaggagggggaggaggaggaggaggaggaggaattggaagaggaagaagaggagttggaagaagatggggaggaagaagcTAGCATACTCAATGAAAGCTCTGTAAAGGAGCCAGAAATACGGTGTGAAGAAAAGCCAGAGGATTTATTAGAAGAACCACAGAGCATTCCAAATGAAACTTCTGAAGACTCTCCGGACATGGCCCCTCTTCCTCATAGCCCCAGAACGAAAGAGGAGGCCAACGGTGATGTGTTTGAGACGTTTATGTTCCCATGTCAGCATTGTGAACGAAAATTTGCAACCAAGCAGGGACTTGAGCGTCACATGCACATCCACATGTCTACAATTAATCATGCTTTCAAGTGCAAGTACTGTGGGAAAGCGTTTGGTACACAGATTAACAGGAGGCGGCATGAACGTCGCCATGAAGCGGGGTTAAAGAGGAGACCCAGCATGACACTACAGCCCTCAGAGGACCTAGATGATGGCAAGGGAGATAATGTCACTTCTAAAGATGAGTCAAGTCCACCTCAACTTGGACAAGACTCTCTGATACTGAACTCAGAAAAAGCTCCCCAGGAAATAGTAAATTCATCTAGTATGGAAGAGAACGGCGAAGTTAAAGAACTTCATCCATGCAAATACTGCAAGAAGGTATTTGGAACTCACACCAATATGAGACGACATCAGCGCAGAGTTCATGAACGCCACATGATTCCCAAAGGCGTCCGTCGAAAAGGAGGACTCCTGGAGGAGCCTCACCCACCAGCAGAGCAGGCACCACCTTCCCAGAATGTTTATGTACCAAGCACAGAGCCGGAGGAGGAAGGAGATGCTGATGATGTTTACATCATGGACATTTCAAGCAACATCTCTGAAAACCTAAATTACTATATTGACGGTAAGATTCAGACCAACAACAGCACTAGTAATTGTGATGTGATTGAGATGGAGTCTAATTCTGCTCACTTGTATGGCATAGATTGTCTGCTTGCTCCAGTAACAGTAGAAATTACTCAAAATATAAAGAGTACCCAGGTCTCTGTAAACGATGAACTTCCTAAAGAGTCTCCCAGTAGCACAAATTGTGAATCAAAGAAACGGAGAACTGCCAGTCCACCTGTGCTTCCCAAAATTAAAGCTGAGGCAGATTCTGACTCCACAGTGCCCTCATGTTCCTTAAGTTTGCCTCTGAGCATATCAACAACAGAGGTGGTGTCTTTCCATAAAGAGAAGGGTGTCTATTTGTCTTCAAAGCTCAAGCAGCTTCTTCAGACCCAGGACAAACTGACTCCTCCTGCAGGGATTTCAGCAGCTGAGATCCCTAAGTTGGGTCCCGTTTGTGTATCTGCTCCTGCATCCATGTTACCTGTGACCTCTAGTCGATTTAAGAGGCGCACCAGCTCTCCACCCAGTTCTCCACAGCACAGTCCTGCCCTTCGAGACTTTGGTGGGAAACCAAGTGATGGGAAAGCAGCATGGACAGACACAAGTCTGACTTCCAAGAAACCCAAATTAGAAAGTCGTAGTGACTCACCAGCATGGAGCTTGTCTGGGAGAGATGAGAGAGACACTGGAAGCCCTCCTTGCTTTGACGAATACAAACTAACAAAAGAATGGGCAGCCAGTTCTCCTTTCAGCAGTGTGTGCAACCAACAGCCATTGGATTTATCCAGTGGAGTCAAACAGAAGTCAGAGGGTACAGGCAAGACTCCAGTCCCATGGGAATCTGTATTGGATCTCAGTGTGCATAAAAAGCCTTGTGATGCTGAAGGCAAGGAATTCAAAGAGAACCATTCAGCACAACCAGCGTGTGGTGCCGCAAAGAAGAAGAAACCAACCACCTGCATGCTGCAAAAGGTTCTTCTCAATGAATATAATGGTGTTGGCTTACCTGCAGAAACCACACCAGAGGTGACCAGGAGCCCAAGTCCTTGTAAATCCCTAGATACACAGCCAGATTCTGAACTTGGTCCTGACTCGAGTTGCTCAGCCCCTACTGTTGAGTCCCCACCTGAAGTTGATGGCCCTTCATCACCCTCTCTTCAGACAGCCTCCATATCTTCGAGTCAGCTGCCTCCTCTCTTGATCCCCACAGAGCCTTCTTCCCCGCCCCCCTGCCCTCCTGTGTTAACAGTAGCCACTCCACCACCTCCCCTCCTTCCAAAtgttcccctccccactccctcttctgATACATCACCTCAGTGTCCCTCTCCATTCTCCAACGCCACTGCCCAGTCTCCCCTTCCAATTCTTTCCCCAACAGTGTCCCCTTCACCCTCTCCCATTCCTCCTGTGGAGCCACTCATGTCTGCTGCTTCCCCTGGTCCTCCaacactttcttcctcttcctcctcatcctcttcctcttccttctcttcctcttcatgcTCCTCCACATCCCCCTCACCACCCCCTCTCTCGGCAGTGTCGTCTGTGGTTTCCTCTGGGGACAACCTGGAAGCACTTCTCCCTGCAATAACTTTTAaacaggaggagtcagagagTGAAGGTCTGAAACCCAAGGAAGAGGCCCCACCCACGGGTGGGCCGAGTGTTGTCCATGAAACATTCAGCAAAAGCTTTGTTTGCAATGTCTGTGAATCACCTTTTCTTTCCATTAAAGATCTAACTAAGCATTTATCTGTTCATGCTGAAGAATGGCCCTTCAAATGTGAGTTTTGTGTGCAGCTTTTTAAGGCGAAGACTGACCTGTCAGAGCATAGGCTTCTGCTTCACGGAGTTGGGAATATCTTCGTGTGTTCCGTATGTAAGAAAGAATTTGCCTTCTTATGCAATTTACAGCAGCACCAACGAGATCTCCACCCAGATGAGGAGTGCACACATCACGAGTTTGAAAGTGGGACCCTGAGACCCCAGAACTTCACAGACCCCAGCAAGGCCCGTGTGGAGCATATGCAGAATTTGCCAGAAGAGCCTTTGGAAACTTCCAGAGAGGAAGAGTTAAATGATTCCTCTGAAGAGCTTTACACAACCATCAAAATAATGGCTTCCGGAATAAAGACGAAAGATCCGGACATTCGACTTGGTCTCAATCAGCACTACCCAAGCTTTAAACCACCTCCATTTCAGTACCACCATCGAAACCCCATGGGGATTGGCGTAACGGCCACAAACTTCACTACCCACAATATTCCACAGACATTTACTACTGCCATTCGCTGCACAAAGTGTGGAAAGGGGGTTGATAATATGcctgagctgcataaacataTCCTGGCATGTGCATCTGCAAGTGACAAGAAGAGGTACACTCCTAAGAAAAACCCAGTGCCCCTGAAACAAACTGTGCAACCCAAAAACGGAGTGGTGGTTTTAGACAACTCTGGGAAAAATGCCTTCAGACGGATGGGGCAGCCCAAGAGACTGAGCTTCAATGTTGAACTCAGCAAAATGTCTCCAAATAAGCTCAAGCTAAgtgcactgaagaaaaaaaaccagCTGGTACAGAAAGCGATCCTTCAGAAGAACAGATCTGCAAAGCAGAAGACAGACCCGAAGGACACTTCTGAGGTGTCCTCGCATATCTGCCCTTACTGTGACAGGGAGTTCACGTACATTGGCAGCCTGAATAAGCATGCTGCTTTCAGCTGTCCTAAAAAACCCCTCTCTCCTTCCAAAAGAAAAGTTTCCCATTCATCTAAGAAAGGTAGCCACGCATCACCTGCCAGCAGTGacagaaacaacagcagcaatcCCCGGAGACGGACCGCAGATACGGAGATTAAGATGCAGAGCACACAGGCACCCTTGGGCAAGACCAGAGCTCGGAGCTCAGGCCCTGCCCAAGCCTCACTGCCCTCCTCATCCTTCAGATCCAGACAGAATGTCAAGTTTGCAGCTTCAGTCAAATCCAAAAAAGCAAGCTCTTCTTCCTTGAGGAACTCCAgtcctataagaatggccaaagTTACTAATGTTGAGGGCAAAAAATCCAAAGCTGTTGCCAAGAGTCATTCTGTTCAGCTCTCAAGCAAATCCTCCCGAAACCTGCACTTGAAAGTGCAGAAGAGCAAagctgttctacaaagcaagacTGCTCTGGCCAGTAAGAAAAGAACAGACCGGTTCGTAGTAAAGTCTAGAGAGCGGAGTGGGGGCCCAATCACCAGAAGCCTTCAGCTGGCAGCTGCTGCGGATCTGAGTGAAAGCAGGAGAGAGGACAGCAGTGCCAGGCATGAGCTGAAGGACTTGAG CCCTCTGCTTCCAGCCTTAGTGTGA
- the Prdm2 gene encoding PR domain zinc finger protein 2 isoform X5 yields the protein MWEVYYPNLGWMCIDATDPEKGNWLRYVNWACSGEEQNLFPLEINRAIYYKTLKPIAPGEELLVWYNGEDNPEIAAAIEEERASARSKRSSPKSRRGKKKSQENKNKGIKTQAAQLKASEPDSTFANMRGSAEGPKEEDKRLLASAPEQPALLPEVINQDAVPQVATPLPACEPQPEPDGKQEVTDCEINDLEEEEEEEGEEEEEEEELEEEEEELEEDGEEEASILNESSVKEPEIRCEEKPEDLLEEPQSIPNETSEDSPDMAPLPHSPRTKEEANGDVFETFMFPCQHCERKFATKQGLERHMHIHMSTINHAFKCKYCGKAFGTQINRRRHERRHEAGLKRRPSMTLQPSEDLDDGKGDNVTSKDESSPPQLGQDSLILNSEKAPQEIVNSSSMEENGEVKELHPCKYCKKVFGTHTNMRRHQRRVHERHMIPKGVRRKGGLLEEPHPPAEQAPPSQNVYVPSTEPEEEGDADDVYIMDISSNISENLNYYIDGKIQTNNSTSNCDVIEMESNSAHLYGIDCLLAPVTVEITQNIKSTQVSVNDELPKESPSSTNCESKKRRTASPPVLPKIKAEADSDSTVPSCSLSLPLSISTTEVVSFHKEKGVYLSSKLKQLLQTQDKLTPPAGISAAEIPKLGPVCVSAPASMLPVTSSRFKRRTSSPPSSPQHSPALRDFGGKPSDGKAAWTDTSLTSKKPKLESRSDSPAWSLSGRDERDTGSPPCFDEYKLTKEWAASSPFSSVCNQQPLDLSSGVKQKSEGTGKTPVPWESVLDLSVHKKPCDAEGKEFKENHSAQPACGAAKKKKPTTCMLQKVLLNEYNGVGLPAETTPEVTRSPSPCKSLDTQPDSELGPDSSCSAPTVESPPEVDGPSSPSLQTASISSSQLPPLLIPTEPSSPPPCPPVLTVATPPPPLLPNVPLPTPSSDTSPQCPSPFSNATAQSPLPILSPTVSPSPSPIPPVEPLMSAASPGPPTLSSSSSSSSSSSFSSSSCSSTSPSPPPLSAVSSVVSSGDNLEALLPAITFKQEESESEGLKPKEEAPPTGGPSVVHETFSKSFVCNVCESPFLSIKDLTKHLSVHAEEWPFKCEFCVQLFKAKTDLSEHRLLLHGVGNIFVCSVCKKEFAFLCNLQQHQRDLHPDEECTHHEFESGTLRPQNFTDPSKARVEHMQNLPEEPLETSREEELNDSSEELYTTIKIMASGIKTKDPDIRLGLNQHYPSFKPPPFQYHHRNPMGIGVTATNFTTHNIPQTFTTAIRCTKCGKGVDNMPELHKHILACASASDKKRYTPKKNPVPLKQTVQPKNGVVVLDNSGKNAFRRMGQPKRLSFNVELSKMSPNKLKLSALKKKNQLVQKAILQKNRSAKQKTDPKDTSEVSSHICPYCDREFTYIGSLNKHAAFSCPKKPLSPSKRKVSHSSKKGSHASPASSDRNNSSNPRRRTADTEIKMQSTQAPLGKTRARSSGPAQASLPSSSFRSRQNVKFAASVKSKKASSSSLRNSSPIRMAKVTNVEGKKSKAVAKSHSVQLSSKSSRNLHLKVQKSKAVLQSKTALASKKRTDRFVVKSRERSGGPITRSLQLAAAADLSESRREDSSARHELKDLSYSLRLAARCTSSAAAPYITRQCRKVKTSAATQFQGPFFKE from the exons GGAAGAAGAAATCTcaagagaacaaaaacaaaggcatCAAAACCCAGGCTGCGCAGCTGAAGGCAAGTGAGCCAGACTCCACCTTTGCAAACATGAGAGGGTCTGCAGAAG GTCCGAAGGAAGAGGATAAGAGGCTTTTGGCTTCCGCACCTGAGCAGCCAGCCCTTCTTCCCGAGGTCATCAACCAGGATGCAGTTCCACAGGTGGCCACCCCTCTCCCCGCATGTGAACCACAGCCAGAGCCAGATGGGAAACAAGAAGTCACAGATTGTGAGATCAATgatctggaggaggaggaagaagaggagggggaggaggaggaggaggaggaggaattggaagaggaagaagaggagttggaagaagatggggaggaagaagcTAGCATACTCAATGAAAGCTCTGTAAAGGAGCCAGAAATACGGTGTGAAGAAAAGCCAGAGGATTTATTAGAAGAACCACAGAGCATTCCAAATGAAACTTCTGAAGACTCTCCGGACATGGCCCCTCTTCCTCATAGCCCCAGAACGAAAGAGGAGGCCAACGGTGATGTGTTTGAGACGTTTATGTTCCCATGTCAGCATTGTGAACGAAAATTTGCAACCAAGCAGGGACTTGAGCGTCACATGCACATCCACATGTCTACAATTAATCATGCTTTCAAGTGCAAGTACTGTGGGAAAGCGTTTGGTACACAGATTAACAGGAGGCGGCATGAACGTCGCCATGAAGCGGGGTTAAAGAGGAGACCCAGCATGACACTACAGCCCTCAGAGGACCTAGATGATGGCAAGGGAGATAATGTCACTTCTAAAGATGAGTCAAGTCCACCTCAACTTGGACAAGACTCTCTGATACTGAACTCAGAAAAAGCTCCCCAGGAAATAGTAAATTCATCTAGTATGGAAGAGAACGGCGAAGTTAAAGAACTTCATCCATGCAAATACTGCAAGAAGGTATTTGGAACTCACACCAATATGAGACGACATCAGCGCAGAGTTCATGAACGCCACATGATTCCCAAAGGCGTCCGTCGAAAAGGAGGACTCCTGGAGGAGCCTCACCCACCAGCAGAGCAGGCACCACCTTCCCAGAATGTTTATGTACCAAGCACAGAGCCGGAGGAGGAAGGAGATGCTGATGATGTTTACATCATGGACATTTCAAGCAACATCTCTGAAAACCTAAATTACTATATTGACGGTAAGATTCAGACCAACAACAGCACTAGTAATTGTGATGTGATTGAGATGGAGTCTAATTCTGCTCACTTGTATGGCATAGATTGTCTGCTTGCTCCAGTAACAGTAGAAATTACTCAAAATATAAAGAGTACCCAGGTCTCTGTAAACGATGAACTTCCTAAAGAGTCTCCCAGTAGCACAAATTGTGAATCAAAGAAACGGAGAACTGCCAGTCCACCTGTGCTTCCCAAAATTAAAGCTGAGGCAGATTCTGACTCCACAGTGCCCTCATGTTCCTTAAGTTTGCCTCTGAGCATATCAACAACAGAGGTGGTGTCTTTCCATAAAGAGAAGGGTGTCTATTTGTCTTCAAAGCTCAAGCAGCTTCTTCAGACCCAGGACAAACTGACTCCTCCTGCAGGGATTTCAGCAGCTGAGATCCCTAAGTTGGGTCCCGTTTGTGTATCTGCTCCTGCATCCATGTTACCTGTGACCTCTAGTCGATTTAAGAGGCGCACCAGCTCTCCACCCAGTTCTCCACAGCACAGTCCTGCCCTTCGAGACTTTGGTGGGAAACCAAGTGATGGGAAAGCAGCATGGACAGACACAAGTCTGACTTCCAAGAAACCCAAATTAGAAAGTCGTAGTGACTCACCAGCATGGAGCTTGTCTGGGAGAGATGAGAGAGACACTGGAAGCCCTCCTTGCTTTGACGAATACAAACTAACAAAAGAATGGGCAGCCAGTTCTCCTTTCAGCAGTGTGTGCAACCAACAGCCATTGGATTTATCCAGTGGAGTCAAACAGAAGTCAGAGGGTACAGGCAAGACTCCAGTCCCATGGGAATCTGTATTGGATCTCAGTGTGCATAAAAAGCCTTGTGATGCTGAAGGCAAGGAATTCAAAGAGAACCATTCAGCACAACCAGCGTGTGGTGCCGCAAAGAAGAAGAAACCAACCACCTGCATGCTGCAAAAGGTTCTTCTCAATGAATATAATGGTGTTGGCTTACCTGCAGAAACCACACCAGAGGTGACCAGGAGCCCAAGTCCTTGTAAATCCCTAGATACACAGCCAGATTCTGAACTTGGTCCTGACTCGAGTTGCTCAGCCCCTACTGTTGAGTCCCCACCTGAAGTTGATGGCCCTTCATCACCCTCTCTTCAGACAGCCTCCATATCTTCGAGTCAGCTGCCTCCTCTCTTGATCCCCACAGAGCCTTCTTCCCCGCCCCCCTGCCCTCCTGTGTTAACAGTAGCCACTCCACCACCTCCCCTCCTTCCAAAtgttcccctccccactccctcttctgATACATCACCTCAGTGTCCCTCTCCATTCTCCAACGCCACTGCCCAGTCTCCCCTTCCAATTCTTTCCCCAACAGTGTCCCCTTCACCCTCTCCCATTCCTCCTGTGGAGCCACTCATGTCTGCTGCTTCCCCTGGTCCTCCaacactttcttcctcttcctcctcatcctcttcctcttccttctcttcctcttcatgcTCCTCCACATCCCCCTCACCACCCCCTCTCTCGGCAGTGTCGTCTGTGGTTTCCTCTGGGGACAACCTGGAAGCACTTCTCCCTGCAATAACTTTTAaacaggaggagtcagagagTGAAGGTCTGAAACCCAAGGAAGAGGCCCCACCCACGGGTGGGCCGAGTGTTGTCCATGAAACATTCAGCAAAAGCTTTGTTTGCAATGTCTGTGAATCACCTTTTCTTTCCATTAAAGATCTAACTAAGCATTTATCTGTTCATGCTGAAGAATGGCCCTTCAAATGTGAGTTTTGTGTGCAGCTTTTTAAGGCGAAGACTGACCTGTCAGAGCATAGGCTTCTGCTTCACGGAGTTGGGAATATCTTCGTGTGTTCCGTATGTAAGAAAGAATTTGCCTTCTTATGCAATTTACAGCAGCACCAACGAGATCTCCACCCAGATGAGGAGTGCACACATCACGAGTTTGAAAGTGGGACCCTGAGACCCCAGAACTTCACAGACCCCAGCAAGGCCCGTGTGGAGCATATGCAGAATTTGCCAGAAGAGCCTTTGGAAACTTCCAGAGAGGAAGAGTTAAATGATTCCTCTGAAGAGCTTTACACAACCATCAAAATAATGGCTTCCGGAATAAAGACGAAAGATCCGGACATTCGACTTGGTCTCAATCAGCACTACCCAAGCTTTAAACCACCTCCATTTCAGTACCACCATCGAAACCCCATGGGGATTGGCGTAACGGCCACAAACTTCACTACCCACAATATTCCACAGACATTTACTACTGCCATTCGCTGCACAAAGTGTGGAAAGGGGGTTGATAATATGcctgagctgcataaacataTCCTGGCATGTGCATCTGCAAGTGACAAGAAGAGGTACACTCCTAAGAAAAACCCAGTGCCCCTGAAACAAACTGTGCAACCCAAAAACGGAGTGGTGGTTTTAGACAACTCTGGGAAAAATGCCTTCAGACGGATGGGGCAGCCCAAGAGACTGAGCTTCAATGTTGAACTCAGCAAAATGTCTCCAAATAAGCTCAAGCTAAgtgcactgaagaaaaaaaaccagCTGGTACAGAAAGCGATCCTTCAGAAGAACAGATCTGCAAAGCAGAAGACAGACCCGAAGGACACTTCTGAGGTGTCCTCGCATATCTGCCCTTACTGTGACAGGGAGTTCACGTACATTGGCAGCCTGAATAAGCATGCTGCTTTCAGCTGTCCTAAAAAACCCCTCTCTCCTTCCAAAAGAAAAGTTTCCCATTCATCTAAGAAAGGTAGCCACGCATCACCTGCCAGCAGTGacagaaacaacagcagcaatcCCCGGAGACGGACCGCAGATACGGAGATTAAGATGCAGAGCACACAGGCACCCTTGGGCAAGACCAGAGCTCGGAGCTCAGGCCCTGCCCAAGCCTCACTGCCCTCCTCATCCTTCAGATCCAGACAGAATGTCAAGTTTGCAGCTTCAGTCAAATCCAAAAAAGCAAGCTCTTCTTCCTTGAGGAACTCCAgtcctataagaatggccaaagTTACTAATGTTGAGGGCAAAAAATCCAAAGCTGTTGCCAAGAGTCATTCTGTTCAGCTCTCAAGCAAATCCTCCCGAAACCTGCACTTGAAAGTGCAGAAGAGCAAagctgttctacaaagcaagacTGCTCTGGCCAGTAAGAAAAGAACAGACCGGTTCGTAGTAAAGTCTAGAGAGCGGAGTGGGGGCCCAATCACCAGAAGCCTTCAGCTGGCAGCTGCTGCGGATCTGAGTGAAAGCAGGAGAGAGGACAGCAGTGCCAGGCATGAGCTGAAGGACTTGAG